The genome window GCATCGTCATAGTGATCTTCGACAAACTGCTCCGCATAATCACCGAAAATATTGGTAATGTATTTCGGCGCTGAAGGCACATTCACAAACTTTGTGTATTCAACCACGGTCTCACTGGTGCTACCATCCGGATAGCTGAACGCTTCGCGAATGTAACGAGGCTGCAAGGCGCTTTCGGGATTATCCACTTGGTTCTCATTGTAGGTGCCGACGGTAAAGTCACGCGACCCATGCCACATACCATAGAACTCATCGATACCTTGATTCTGCGGACGATTACCAAGACGGCCTAAAGGATATTCAGGATCGACCTCTGCCGCGAGATCCTCTGTCTGTCCGAGGTGCCATTTGCCGATCGCACAAGTGGTATAGCCAAGTGTTTTCATACGATCCCAGATCGTATCCACTTCAACGGGAATCCCCTCATAGACTCCTTCCAAATTATTGTCGGCTTCTTCACCTTGGCTGACTAAGAAGAGATCATTGCCGACAGATTCATTACCGATGCGCTGCTGATAGGCTCCTGTGGCAAGTGCGGTGCGTGTCGGCTGGCAATTAGCGGCCACATACGCACGGGAAAATGTCACCCCGCGCGAAGCCAGGGTGTCCAAATGCGGCGTCGGCACCTCTGAATCTTTACCGCTCAAACCATTCATAAAACTAAAGTCGGCATACCCCGCATCATCGGAAATAATCACGATCACATTGGGCTGTCCGGTGTAACCGCCGCCAGTCGCATCGACTTGAATCTGTAATATCGCGGTATCACCGCCACCGTTACCATCCGAGACGGAGACATCCCACTCCTTCAAACCTGCAGAATCAGGCGTGCCCGAGAAATGCCCATTCGAGGCCATCGTCAACCACGCTGGGCCATTATCAATTGCGAATGTCAATGCATCGCCATTCGCATCAGTGGCATCGGCAATGATCGATCCCGCATAGCGCACACCGATCACGGCTGGTAATTTCACAATCGGGTCGGTAATAAATTGCGGATCCACGTTCCCAACTGGTGGTGAGGTCACGGTCAGAGCGATTGAACTGGTGCCTGCCTGCGAACCACTATCTGTCACACTGGCAGTTATCGTATGCGCTCCCACTTGCAGTGTCGTCGTATTCACACTGGCTCCTGTGCCGAGGCTACCATCTAGATCCGAAGTCCATGCGAGACTTGAGGTCAGGTCACCATCTTCAAAGTCACTGGCTGTGCCGGTGAAGTTCACGTTCGTGCCAAACACCACTGAACTGCCATCCGCTGGAGTCGTAATCGTGGTCGTTGGTGCGATGTTTCCAACTGATCCAATAGTCAACGAGTCATCGGCAAGAAAGGAGTCCACACTGAACGATGAATCAGGAAAGGAGTTTGAATTACTAAAGTTGGCAAAACCAAACCCCGACACATCAGTATTCTCCAAGATCCCGTCACCTACATCGATCGCAGTCGCAGTGCCTCCGTTCACGCGCCACAATCCAGTGCCCGAATCAAGCGTGCCGCTCCAGCCTGCACCATTACTAAAACTCTGAGACGATGCAGTGTTATTGAAAAACACTTCATAAGTGCCGTTACCTGCAATCGTGGTGTAAGCATAATTAGTATTGTTTCCAGGGCTGTCGCCAACAAAGCCGAACCAGATCGAAGCACCGCCCGTAAAGTTCGAAATTTCTGCTTTTAAATACCCAGTCTTACCGACAAGTGTCGTCCCATCACTGACAAACCGACGTGCCGTGCCAGCCGCATGCGAATAATCCAACTGATCGTTCGTCGCATCGAACGTCACAGGATCATTGGCATCAACATTCCAGACAGCATCATTAAGCATGGCACCCGTAAAATCGTCTTCATAGACGGTCGCGGAATGCACGGCGCTAGAAGCAACGAGAGAGGCAATAAATAGGAGGTGAATCTTCGTAATCATAATTTGAGGACGGGGTGATTGAACCTGCAAGCTACCTCAAAACCATCCTTTCGTCAGCCACCAAACAGCGGCGCATTTAGCAATAAACTATGCTGATACTGCACTGGAACCTCCTCAAAACATGATCCACCCACCACTACTGCGACGATACGACGCGTAACCAGAGACGATGCCCCCACCGCCCTTACGGCTGCGTTACTTCAACTTTAAAGAAGAGCCTGTCGCGATTTTCATTGGATAGCCGATGCTCCACTTCGACGTAATCAGGATCACTCACCGAGTTGCGACTCACCGTATCCCACACATCACTCCAAGGGCCATCCACCAGATCATCCGTCCAACGCGCCGTATAGCTCACGCCAGCATTCGCCTGATTGCGCTCCAAATAAGAGAAACTTGCAGTCGTTGAGCCAGTCGTCACAGCAGGCACCGGTGCCAACACACTCGAATCAACGACATCGCCGCCCAGCGCGAACTCATAAAAGTCTGCTTCACCATCCGTATCCTCATCTGCTTCGGGCGTGCCTGCCAATCCATGTTGAGCGACATGCCGCTCCCAGCTCGAATACGTGCCACTATTCGCAGTCATCACGATATTATCTAGATAGATGTAATCACTGTTGGCCGATGCATCGCAACGGAAACGAATCTTCACCGTCGATGTAAACGGATAACTGCTAGACTCAATGGTCAGTGTTTCGTCTTCGCGCTGATCCACAGTAAAATCCGTATCGCGCACGTAGGTCTTTACCGTCGACCATTTGCTGCCGTCATCACTGCTAAACTGCAGCCAAAAATCCTCTCCCACATTCATCTGAATCGGCATGTAGGTAAATTCAATCTTGAGCTCCGACGCAGAGCTCAAGTCCAAGGAGTTGATCAATGTAATGGACGAGCCCACCCCACTATCGTCACTGATTTCCACGCATTGATTGCCAATCGCATACAGCGAGGAAAGAATCGCATCGTCTCCACCGCTTTCCCAATTTCCAAACCCAGATTCGAAATCATCATTCAGCAGTTCAGCGGGGCCTGTCTCCACTGTAATTTGCAGCGTCGCAGTGTCAGAGCCTCCCGATGTATCTTCAACTTGAACAGTAAATTCATTCTCGCCGAAATCAACCGAGCTCGGCTTGCCCGACAGCGCGCCGTTGGGAGCTACGCTCAACCATTTGGGTCCCACTAGTTTTGAGAAGGATAAGGAATTGCCGTTCAAATCATTCGCATTATCGAGTAAAGAACTACCGCTGTAGTCAAGCCCTTGAGCCGCATTCGTTTCACTGATTGGGTCACTCGTAAACCAGACTGATTGCCCCGCCGGCACCAAATTTTCAGTGCGTAGTAAGAGCACATCGTTCGGCTCCAACACATAGGTGCCCGTGCCGTGCTGACCCGTCAGTAGATTCACGTAATCGACCGAATATCCGGACACACGGAGTAGCACCGTGCGTTGCTGCTGGCTCACATTGATCAGCGAAACCGTGCTCTTACTCGTCACTGCATCATAGCTACGCGAAGCCAAGACACCATACGCAGGATTCAACGAAGCGTCGCGCACATCCACCTCCAGCGGCAGACTTGGCTTACGTGACTCTAAGGCTGTAGACAGTGCATCAGCCATCGCAAACACACCGCCATAGTTCACCGAGGCAAAGGGCACAAACCCTGCCCCGTCCGCACGACTCGCGCCACGCTCGGTATAATCAAATGCATTCGAAGAATCGACCAACACCACACTGCCCCCGCCTGCGACGAACGCTTGAAGTCCCGCCAAATCGGTATCCGACAGATACGGCGTAGGCGGCACGATCACCGTCTGCTCTGCGGTAACATTCGGCAGCTCGCTCGGCGTCGTAAAACCGACTGGCACATTGAGCAGTTTCAACGACTCATATACATCTGCCATGCCGTCTGAATAATCACCATCTTGGATCGCTGAATCCTGGCTGTAGTAAACCATATAGTAGCGCTCGTTGGGCGTCAGCGACGTCACCGCATTGCCATGCGCATTGATCTCTTTCAGCGTGCGTCCAAACGCAGCCATCTGCAATGGTTCGGCTCCAGCCGTGCCAATGAATTCCTCTGTTGGACGACGGATCGATCCATCATCATTTCGGTTCCATAACCATGCATTCAGCGCAGTCAGACCATGTGTCGCCCCCAACCACAGTGTCGCGCGAACAAACTCTGGCTCCATGTGGAAGTCACGCCATCGCGAGCCCGACAATCCGTGCCACTCCAAATCGATGTATGGTTTCTCAGGGCAGATTGACTTCATAAAATCCATCATGATCGCCTGCGCACGCCACTCTAAGATGTAGTGATCCCTCCAATCCTGTGCATCACGTGTATCATATTCTGTGCGCAACGAAGTGGCCTGACTATCCGATCCAGGGTAATCGACCAGCTTCGTTACAAATTCAAAATCAATCCCACGATCGTGCCCCGAGGCATGGATACCCTGCTCGCCCCAAATCTTAATATTTGTCGGCGCGCCTGGATCTGCCGACTGAACACCGTTCTTCAGAAACGTAAACCAGTCATTCACCCGATCCATATTGAAGCGGCACCAGTCATACCAGATCGGCCCACCGCGAAGATTTGAGTTCACCCCACCCGGGGTGCGAAAGCCATCAGGATATTGAACCGGTTTAGACACAGTATCGAGATATGACTCGGTGTAATTTGCAGTGGATGCCTCCGCAAAGGAGGCATAATTCTCGCCATAGACCGCATTCAAATTGGCAAGCGTGGTGTATTGAGCCTCCAACCAAGTGGCAAACTTCGCATACGTAAAACTGGAAACATTGTTACGCGCATCCCCATCTCCATAACGGATCGGGAACCGCGGCTCATTCGTCAACAAATGCACGCGCGGCACATCGCCTGCACCCGATGGCCCCATCGTAGGCTCCAATAAATCGTCGAACAAGACCGTCAGCCACGAGCGAGTCAGCGGATTATCGATATCGTAATGCGTGAACACGCGCCCTCCGGAGCTAAACACTTCGGGATGATCCACACGCGACCAGTAGCTCTGGTTGTTCATCACATGCCCGAGAAAGACTTCGACTGGCGCCTGGTTATTCAACCGCTGCGAAGCCATGCTATTGGTAATGCCATTGACCTGCCCCTCAACCACCGTTGTCGCAGAATCCATACTCGGCTGAATGCCGTAATACGTGCCACCCATACGGCCAAACGCCTGTAAAGTTGCCTCATCCTCAGGTTGCCAAAAATACTTACCAGGGATCACTCGTTGCCCATCGAGTTCATAATGCGAGCCGTTCATCACCATCGTGCCAACAGAGAAATCCGGTGGTGCCTGCAGCACGATTGTTCCTGCGATTTGCTGATCGAGTTCGTTAATCGTCAAATCAGCCAATTCTATACAGTCGACGATCTCATCAAACACCAAACCAATCGCGCCGTAAGTGGAATAGACTGGATCTAGACTCGCCGCTTTGGATTCATGCACATAGGTGCTATCCACAATGGTCAGGTTCGCCTTATCCCATGGGATATAAAAGTCCTTAAACCAGTCGATCGTCACCTGAGACACCTGCGCGTAGTCCGTATTCATTCCGGCCGATTCCGCTTCAGTGACCTTGGCAGTCAGCGCAGTCGCTTTAACTTCGAGGTCTGCCAGTAACTGCGCATACGTGGCATCATCAGTCGCACCGCTATAGATCGCGGCGACTGCAGGGCTCTGCAATAGCAGCGAAACTGCAGCGATTAGGGTTCTTGAGAAACAGGGAGCATTCATGGATTAGGGGAAATCGTCCTGAAAATTAAACGTAGGGCTTCAGCATGCTGAATACCGCATTCCTATTGAGCTCAATAGGACATTTCTGACGTGCGGCGTTTTGCAAGCAAGCGCCCTATAATTTCACGTTCTTATAATTCAGTTAGAGATACAGGGGAATTTGGGGTTATATTAGATTGCGCCTCCCTGCGAAGGGAGAGACGAAACAATCGATCTCTTAGTATGCTCAATTGCCCCCACATCGAACAGAACCATTCCTCCATAATACTCTGCGTATTCCGAACAGGAACCATTCGAAAATCCCATAGACAGATGAACAAAAAAGCCCGAGCCGTTTGCACGGCTCGGGCGGCATCTCACGCCTGAAATAAACTTTATTTCTTATTCGCAGCTGCCTTCGCCTTGAACCACACTTGACGCTCTTTGCCCGAGGCAATGCCATCCTTGTTTGTATCCATTTCAGCGAAGTTGGATTCAACTTTGGCTTGATTCCATTTCCAGCCCTTCTCTTCCCACTTCGCTTTTTCCTTAGCGACAAACTGATCTTTAGTCTGGTCACCTTTAGCGGCATAGAGGGAAGTTGCGACACAGCTCATCACTGCGATTGTAAGTAATTTATTCATCTTCATAATTTTATGGGGTTCACAGCCAAGGCGCCTGCCTTGGCTTGTCTTACATTAATATACCCGAATGACGCCCCCGTTCACAGTGCCATTCTTACACGATACAGTGCAAATACTGCCCCGCTGCAGCCACACCGCGCGAAGCGGATAGAACACGCTGAGTATATTGCAAGAATGGCTCTATTAGAATGAAAGGAGAATCTATATAATCAGCGCGAATAGAGACACCCAATCAAGACATTCTGATGAACACTCCCCTCACGACATTTCGAATTCCCACTCAATTACTCGCATACGGATGCGCGGCAATCGCTACCTATTTCGGCACTACGGCCATCGTAAACGCCGCTACAAGCCCAGCCATCGCTCCGGCGACGAGCTTTGTCAGTGCGGGCAAGGACTTTCCGCAATCCGAGCTAAATATGCGCAAGTGGGAAACGCCCCTGGTGGCCGACCTCGACCAAGATGGCTGGGTCGACATCATATTAAACGACCACGGTTACAGCATCCAAATCCTCTGGAACAACAAAGGGAAATACGCCAAACCGTGGGACTTAGTCATGGGAGACATGCACGGTCTAACCATCGGCGACTTCGACCAGGACGGCCTACAAGAACTGGCGATTTCGCGCGGAGGTGGCTCAGGTAGTAATGCGCGTAACTCAATGATTTATAAAGTGAATAAAGATCGCACCTTTGTGCGTTTGAAGGATTTTAAAGAACCACTCGCAATGATGCGTGGCCGGACTCTTAAATTTCTGGATGCGGATAATGACGGCGACCTTGATCTGCTCAACCTAGCATTTCCCTCGAAAGAGAAAAATGGTGCGAGCGAAAATTACATTTACGAGAACGACGGCCAAGCCCGTTTACTGCTGCAATCCACATTGCCCGCATCTAACAGAAATGGTCAAAAAATACTGATCACGGATTTCAACGGCGACGGCATTGACGACCTATTCATGTATGGGCATGGCAATTTACGCGCCTACCGTGGCAACGAAGGCATCTCATACACAGACGTGAGCAGCGAACTGTTCAAAGACCCGATCACAGAAGTCACAGGCATCGTCGAGTTGGACTATGACCACGACGGCGACTTGGACATCTACATCAGCCGTGGCCTAGAAATGCAAAAAGGCGATACTTTTTACGACAAACAAACACAAACATGGGGCTTTTTTACCGTGCGTGAAAAATTCCGCTTCGAAGACCTGCCGATCGGTGACGTTATCAACATCGTCAACTATCAATCTCCGTGGCCGAACAAGAAGCTCTTTACGGGCGAGGCCTGCCACGCCTACGAGTTCGATGGCGAAACACATTCCGGC of Lentimonas sp. CC4 contains these proteins:
- a CDS encoding CRTAC1 family protein; translation: MNTPLTTFRIPTQLLAYGCAAIATYFGTTAIVNAATSPAIAPATSFVSAGKDFPQSELNMRKWETPLVADLDQDGWVDIILNDHGYSIQILWNNKGKYAKPWDLVMGDMHGLTIGDFDQDGLQELAISRGGGSGSNARNSMIYKVNKDRTFVRLKDFKEPLAMMRGRTLKFLDADNDGDLDLLNLAFPSKEKNGASENYIYENDGQARLLLQSTLPASNRNGQKILITDFNGDGIDDLFMYGHGNLRAYRGNEGISYTDVSSELFKDPITEVTGIVELDYDHDGDLDIYISRGLEMQKGDTFYDKQTQTWGFFTVREKFRFEDLPIGDVINIVNYQSPWPNKKLFTGEACHAYEFDGETHSGKDFRLVNSDTLGWPDHLTEKGLYLGFVGNERWRLAGTAASPMSAVVLGVKNATPTANTEGPSDILLKNDNGTFIDVSAHAGIHTNVHTTGAVAADFDNDGFEDLLVMRRGDLVTENEGILYLNQGDGTFKTSRAHGIVSPELGAIGMGVEALDYNQDGKIDVLLGNERGKWHLFRNKALARGNYITIDLGETGTNQPTKLGATITVEAGEMKQIKRSGSCGAPYSRSYNRFVHFGLGEHTGPVTVKLVLSNGETFEQTVKTINSTVTLH
- a CDS encoding putative Ig domain-containing protein, which gives rise to MNAPCFSRTLIAAVSLLLQSPAVAAIYSGATDDATYAQLLADLEVKATALTAKVTEAESAGMNTDYAQVSQVTIDWFKDFYIPWDKANLTIVDSTYVHESKAASLDPVYSTYGAIGLVFDEIVDCIELADLTINELDQQIAGTIVLQAPPDFSVGTMVMNGSHYELDGQRVIPGKYFWQPEDEATLQAFGRMGGTYYGIQPSMDSATTVVEGQVNGITNSMASQRLNNQAPVEVFLGHVMNNQSYWSRVDHPEVFSSGGRVFTHYDIDNPLTRSWLTVLFDDLLEPTMGPSGAGDVPRVHLLTNEPRFPIRYGDGDARNNVSSFTYAKFATWLEAQYTTLANLNAVYGENYASFAEASTANYTESYLDTVSKPVQYPDGFRTPGGVNSNLRGGPIWYDWCRFNMDRVNDWFTFLKNGVQSADPGAPTNIKIWGEQGIHASGHDRGIDFEFVTKLVDYPGSDSQATSLRTEYDTRDAQDWRDHYILEWRAQAIMMDFMKSICPEKPYIDLEWHGLSGSRWRDFHMEPEFVRATLWLGATHGLTALNAWLWNRNDDGSIRRPTEEFIGTAGAEPLQMAAFGRTLKEINAHGNAVTSLTPNERYYMVYYSQDSAIQDGDYSDGMADVYESLKLLNVPVGFTTPSELPNVTAEQTVIVPPTPYLSDTDLAGLQAFVAGGGSVVLVDSSNAFDYTERGASRADGAGFVPFASVNYGGVFAMADALSTALESRKPSLPLEVDVRDASLNPAYGVLASRSYDAVTSKSTVSLINVSQQQRTVLLRVSGYSVDYVNLLTGQHGTGTYVLEPNDVLLLRTENLVPAGQSVWFTSDPISETNAAQGLDYSGSSLLDNANDLNGNSLSFSKLVGPKWLSVAPNGALSGKPSSVDFGENEFTVQVEDTSGGSDTATLQITVETGPAELLNDDFESGFGNWESGGDDAILSSLYAIGNQCVEISDDSGVGSSITLINSLDLSSASELKIEFTYMPIQMNVGEDFWLQFSSDDGSKWSTVKTYVRDTDFTVDQREDETLTIESSSYPFTSTVKIRFRCDASANSDYIYLDNIVMTANSGTYSSWERHVAQHGLAGTPEADEDTDGEADFYEFALGGDVVDSSVLAPVPAVTTGSTTASFSYLERNQANAGVSYTARWTDDLVDGPWSDVWDTVSRNSVSDPDYVEVEHRLSNENRDRLFFKVEVTQP